A genomic region of Fervidobacterium gondwanense DSM 13020 contains the following coding sequences:
- a CDS encoding UDP-N-acetylmuramoyl-L-alanyl-D-glutamate--2,6-diaminopimelate ligase — translation MKLGHLLKSIGKFIVFENIPEELKNVEVTGIYNNSTKAKPGSLFICRQGRSFDSHTIVDTIYRENGVLAFVTEKEIDSRFPYVQVYDSRLAEAYLADTFYEHPYNKLIVFGVTGTNGKTTCAHLFHHVMQQLGLTGSLSGTVINDIMGDKFYIHNTTPDALTIMENMVRTAKNGGSYYSMEVSSHSLDQARVETIRFDVAGLTNITRDHLDYHPTFEHYVNAKLHLFDLLKKDGIAVVNEDYASLAASKTVPRLVTFGTSEKAKYRISDVTTSLNGTTFMLSSPFGTKKVYTQMIGEYNAYNVTLVLAGLVEMGYEIDEIISYISTFRGVDGRFEPVPEAKKLGIDVIIDFAHSPDALEKVILSARKLAKGRVIVVYGAGGQADRGKRPMMAEVVTKLADIAILTTDDPRGEDPEQIIKEVEKGVQPNSLSLTVMDRREAIDTAITLATRGDIVLITGRGHEPYQIFTDTLKIPFKDRDVTLDIILSKINKNHGRDS, via the coding sequence TTGAAATTAGGGCACCTTTTAAAATCGATAGGTAAGTTCATAGTATTTGAGAATATTCCTGAAGAGCTTAAAAACGTTGAAGTTACGGGCATTTACAACAACTCGACTAAGGCAAAACCTGGCTCACTTTTTATTTGTAGGCAGGGAAGGTCTTTTGATTCGCACACGATTGTTGATACGATATATCGTGAAAACGGCGTGCTGGCTTTTGTTACCGAGAAAGAGATAGATTCGAGATTTCCATACGTCCAGGTTTACGATTCGAGGCTTGCCGAGGCCTACTTGGCCGATACGTTCTACGAACATCCGTACAACAAACTCATTGTTTTTGGTGTAACAGGAACTAATGGCAAAACGACGTGTGCACACCTCTTCCACCACGTGATGCAACAACTTGGCTTGACTGGAAGCCTTTCTGGCACTGTGATTAACGATATAATGGGGGATAAATTCTACATACACAACACAACTCCTGATGCACTAACGATCATGGAGAATATGGTTAGAACAGCGAAAAACGGCGGGAGTTATTACTCAATGGAAGTATCTTCGCATTCGCTTGATCAAGCGAGAGTTGAAACTATCAGATTCGATGTTGCGGGTTTGACGAATATAACTCGAGACCATCTCGATTATCACCCGACTTTTGAGCACTATGTCAATGCGAAACTGCACCTTTTTGATCTCTTAAAAAAAGATGGAATAGCAGTTGTGAACGAAGATTACGCATCTTTGGCTGCTTCCAAGACAGTTCCGCGACTCGTAACATTCGGTACGAGCGAAAAAGCTAAGTACAGGATTTCAGATGTAACAACATCGCTAAACGGTACGACTTTCATGCTAAGTTCCCCGTTTGGCACGAAAAAAGTCTACACCCAGATGATTGGCGAGTACAATGCTTATAATGTAACCTTGGTTCTTGCTGGATTGGTTGAAATGGGCTATGAAATAGATGAAATAATAAGCTATATCTCGACTTTCAGAGGGGTCGACGGGCGATTTGAACCCGTCCCTGAAGCTAAGAAACTCGGAATTGACGTGATAATAGATTTTGCTCACTCACCAGATGCTCTGGAGAAGGTAATTCTTAGTGCTCGTAAACTTGCAAAGGGAAGGGTAATAGTAGTATACGGTGCAGGTGGACAGGCTGATAGAGGTAAAAGACCCATGATGGCAGAGGTCGTCACGAAACTCGCAGACATAGCAATTCTGACAACGGATGACCCACGCGGCGAGGATCCAGAGCAAATTATAAAAGAGGTTGAAAAGGGAGTTCAACCGAACTCACTATCTTTAACCGTTATGGATAGGCGAGAGGCAATAGATACTGCCATAACTCTCGCAACGCGTGGAGATATAGTCCTGATAACCGGTAGAGGCCACGAGCCGTATCAGATCTTCACAGATACGCTCAAGATACCGTTTAAGGATAGGGATGTAACGCTCGATATAATACTTTCAAAAATCAACAAAAATCACGGAAGGGATAGTTGA